A DNA window from Paenibacillus sp. HWE-109 contains the following coding sequences:
- a CDS encoding NAD(P)/FAD-dependent oxidoreductase, giving the protein MPDKELFDVTIVGGGPAGLYAAFYSGLREMKTKIIEFQPHLGGKVHVYPEKMIWDVGGLRPVPGLQLIEQMVAQGLTFQPEVVLGEKVTSITRVEDHWVLHSVSGQEHYSKTVILAIGGGILKPIKLDIEGAERFEITNLHYTVKALSHFKGKTVLISGGGNSAVDWANELEPIAKKVYLTYRKDTLKGHEAEISRLENSSVICLLNTSIEKLIAAADHQTIETVILKNSEDAMTFEVAVDDVIINHGYERDRDLLANSEVAIELKDHWIAGSSMSETSVPGLYAAGDVLHHEGKLHLIAGAFQDAANAVNKAKQYISPGANPNGMISSHNDVFAQKNRDLMQHLYAKTGEHAGGAL; this is encoded by the coding sequence ATGCCTGATAAGGAATTGTTTGATGTCACGATTGTTGGCGGCGGCCCTGCGGGATTGTATGCTGCATTCTATAGCGGTTTGCGAGAAATGAAAACGAAAATCATTGAGTTCCAGCCTCATCTAGGGGGTAAAGTGCACGTATATCCGGAGAAAATGATCTGGGATGTGGGTGGACTTAGGCCTGTTCCTGGCTTACAGCTGATCGAACAAATGGTTGCTCAAGGGCTGACGTTCCAGCCGGAAGTTGTACTTGGGGAGAAGGTTACGTCCATAACCAGAGTAGAAGATCACTGGGTTCTGCATAGTGTCTCTGGGCAAGAGCATTATTCCAAAACCGTCATATTGGCTATTGGTGGCGGTATTCTTAAACCGATTAAACTGGATATTGAAGGCGCGGAGCGTTTCGAGATTACGAACTTGCATTATACCGTAAAGGCGCTTTCTCACTTTAAAGGGAAGACGGTGCTTATTTCTGGTGGTGGGAATTCAGCGGTCGATTGGGCAAATGAACTGGAGCCGATTGCTAAAAAAGTGTATTTAACGTATCGGAAAGATACACTTAAAGGGCATGAAGCAGAAATCTCACGTCTTGAGAATAGCTCTGTCATCTGTTTGTTGAACACGTCCATCGAGAAGTTGATTGCAGCTGCTGATCATCAAACCATTGAAACCGTGATTCTGAAAAATAGCGAGGATGCGATGACGTTCGAAGTGGCGGTGGACGATGTAATTATCAATCACGGCTATGAACGCGACAGAGATTTGCTGGCCAACAGTGAGGTGGCAATCGAGTTGAAAGATCACTGGATTGCAGGCTCTTCGATGAGCGAGACATCGGTGCCTGGACTGTATGCGGCGGGGGATGTTTTGCATCATGAAGGAAAGTTGCATTTGATTGCCGGAGCGTTCCAAGATGCTGCGAATGCAGTTAATAAAGCCAAGCAATATATTTCGCCGGGCGCCAATCCAAACGGGATGATATCTTCGCATAATGACGTTTTCGCGCAAAAAAATAGGGATCTGATGCAGCATTTGTACGCCAAAACGGGAGAGCATGCAGGAGGAGCACTATGA
- a CDS encoding ABC transporter substrate-binding protein, whose protein sequence is MKRWISLIAALVLLTGILAACSSSQTTAGNTSSTNAAKERAGEQAKGASTLEVGEGWPRTITDATSRKVVLKERPERVAVLHPLYLDYFFALDTPPIASGSAAKSMKEFATLQPYVGKAEIADLGAGKDLNMEAIIEAMPDVIVTFKGHIDETNYDKLSKIAPVIQIDYSDKWENATMICARIIGKEDKADQLIKETQGIIKKTKDQLGDLKNKSFALLRVDGKSNFTAQGTKNTTYYNETTGFGLMKPDRYPEDSAILTLEALSEMNPDYLIIQHTLDVAKQAILEKEGLAVWKSLKAVKNNHVVLFDNSLNSGSVLAIRLAAENLLKLAE, encoded by the coding sequence ATGAAAAGATGGATTAGTCTGATTGCTGCGCTTGTCCTGCTGACAGGCATATTAGCCGCTTGTTCAAGTTCCCAAACGACTGCAGGGAATACGTCTTCCACGAATGCTGCAAAAGAACGTGCAGGTGAACAGGCTAAGGGAGCAAGTACACTTGAAGTGGGGGAAGGGTGGCCAAGAACGATTACGGACGCAACTAGCCGTAAAGTGGTGCTCAAGGAACGTCCGGAGCGCGTAGCCGTGCTCCATCCGTTGTATCTGGATTATTTCTTCGCGCTCGACACCCCTCCGATTGCCTCGGGAAGCGCAGCGAAATCGATGAAGGAGTTCGCTACACTGCAGCCCTATGTCGGAAAAGCAGAGATAGCGGACCTGGGCGCTGGAAAAGACTTGAATATGGAAGCAATTATTGAGGCAATGCCGGATGTCATTGTTACTTTTAAAGGCCATATCGATGAGACAAATTATGATAAGTTAAGCAAAATCGCTCCTGTCATCCAAATCGACTACAGCGATAAATGGGAAAATGCGACAATGATTTGCGCTCGCATCATTGGCAAAGAGGATAAGGCGGATCAGTTGATCAAGGAAACTCAAGGAATTATCAAGAAAACCAAAGATCAGTTGGGAGACTTAAAGAATAAAAGCTTTGCTTTGTTAAGGGTTGACGGCAAATCCAATTTTACCGCTCAGGGGACCAAAAACACCACGTACTATAACGAAACGACCGGCTTTGGGCTAATGAAGCCTGATCGATATCCGGAAGATAGCGCCATCCTTACTCTGGAGGCTTTGTCGGAGATGAATCCTGATTATCTTATCATTCAGCACACGCTTGACGTGGCCAAGCAAGCCATTCTGGAAAAGGAAGGTTTGGCCGTGTGGAAATCATTGAAAGCCGTAAAGAACAATCATGTCGTTTTGTTTGATAATTCACTCAACTCGGGAAGCGTCCTGGCTATCCGCTTGGCTGCCGAAAATCTCTTGAAATTAGCGGAGTAA
- a CDS encoding helix-turn-helix transcriptional regulator, producing the protein MENPVYIGLPEGTQLGHPVRMSSVEWLRQGEEWMVSGSLLLAVWQGTVICEVDDKDKLVLEAGDLLLCGSKLRLRLQHADEIQQGRNIEVPAEGMLLELDLRLVGGKQVTPKCQYLKQAGSELLSAAKNLARNWVGEQGNPWSLQTQFLELMSRLSEEEQRRERQLDGWMEESITHLHNHYSEELTREDMARRAGISPEHYSRCFRRHTGTTFSFISSLHCDRQLLISIIALPYGRLASNLNGECTRVGLLQVRAQKRTILRSDCWTVGTGRAERCQDRM; encoded by the coding sequence TTGGAGAACCCCGTTTATATAGGTTTGCCGGAAGGGACTCAATTGGGCCATCCAGTGAGGATGAGTTCGGTGGAGTGGCTGCGGCAGGGAGAGGAATGGATGGTTTCTGGAAGCTTGCTGCTTGCTGTTTGGCAGGGTACCGTAATTTGCGAGGTTGATGATAAAGACAAGTTAGTACTTGAGGCAGGAGATTTACTGCTGTGCGGATCGAAGCTAAGATTGAGATTGCAGCATGCGGATGAGATCCAACAAGGACGGAATATCGAAGTGCCAGCGGAAGGTATGCTCCTTGAACTGGACTTGCGGCTGGTCGGAGGGAAGCAAGTGACTCCAAAATGTCAGTATCTGAAGCAGGCGGGATCTGAGTTACTATCAGCGGCCAAAAATTTGGCGCGCAATTGGGTCGGCGAGCAGGGAAATCCTTGGTCACTGCAAACGCAGTTTCTGGAGCTGATGAGCCGGTTAAGCGAGGAAGAGCAGAGGAGGGAAAGACAGCTGGATGGTTGGATGGAGGAGAGTATAACTCACCTGCATAATCATTACAGCGAAGAACTGACTCGCGAGGATATGGCAAGGCGGGCCGGGATTAGTCCGGAGCATTATTCGCGATGCTTCCGGCGTCATACCGGCACTACTTTTTCGTTTATATCAAGTCTACACTGCGACCGGCAGCTCTTAATATCAATCATAGCGCTTCCTTATGGGCGCTTGGCATCCAACCTGAATGGGGAATGTACGCGAGTTGGTTTGCTGCAAGTCAGGGCGCAAAAGCGCACTATTCTCCGGAGCGACTGTTGGACGGTTGGAACAGGACGGGCCGAGCGGTGCCAAGACCGGATGTGA
- a CDS encoding ABC transporter substrate-binding protein yields MPRPDVILDYELPHRYEELLAFAPLVQLSPTRMSWRGQFKLIANIVGRQRQADELVEQIGEEAERLRDGLKRRYGAPGSAIVWEIGDHLAYGIAASHGRGAQLMYGELGYRLPGQFKEQNIEHKGYVEVDIRDLAKHKADSYLLRAAQINRRPQID; encoded by the coding sequence GTGCCAAGACCGGATGTGATACTGGACTATGAGCTGCCGCACCGATATGAAGAGTTGCTTGCGTTTGCGCCCTTGGTGCAGTTGTCTCCTACGCGAATGAGCTGGCGTGGCCAGTTCAAGCTGATTGCGAATATTGTTGGCCGCCAGCGGCAAGCCGATGAACTGGTGGAGCAGATCGGCGAGGAGGCCGAGCGCTTGCGGGATGGTCTGAAGCGGAGGTATGGCGCACCTGGCAGCGCAATTGTGTGGGAGATTGGCGACCATTTGGCATATGGAATCGCGGCGAGTCATGGTCGTGGTGCGCAGTTAATGTATGGCGAACTCGGATATCGGCTGCCTGGGCAGTTCAAGGAACAGAACATTGAACACAAAGGATATGTCGAGGTGGATATCCGTGATCTGGCGAAGCACAAGGCGGATTCATATTTATTACGGGCTGCCCAAATCAACCGCAGGCCGCAGATCGATTGA
- a CDS encoding ABC transporter substrate-binding protein, with protein MTNVFGQSMVPIEVVHSTIIRRKTERTAIGRVIGWLAPAILMVALTACSSIGNGTSNRNVTQGAEGASISRAAPTAATVSPVAEQRTEVKTVKTMNGDIRIPLQPQRIVAEEYLGSLIPLGVIPVGAPSLILKNIYFKEALQKVADTGDYGKMNLEKIAQLNPDLILSSNSDNYVQLSKIAPTVIVPYGELKNAHEELTYFGQLLGKQKEAAAWLIDYDRRIALAKARVDKAVPPEATFSILEVTEKTIYTYGNNFGRGGQPVYQSLGRKPPAKVASTIMEKQWAELSPEMMVEYAGDYLVITSNSKTLEDFQKDPLWNSLPAFKNNHVYVWKEEHSWYYDPIAVLSQTEELANWLVEGTTRRYLGK; from the coding sequence ATGACAAACGTATTTGGGCAATCGATGGTCCCGATAGAGGTCGTACACAGCACAATAATCAGAAGGAAAACGGAGAGAACTGCAATTGGTCGTGTGATTGGCTGGCTGGCGCCAGCTATACTGATGGTTGCGCTGACGGCATGCAGCAGCATCGGGAATGGCACATCGAATAGGAACGTTACTCAAGGTGCAGAAGGCGCAAGCATTTCCAGAGCTGCGCCGACAGCGGCAACCGTTTCCCCCGTCGCAGAGCAGAGGACGGAAGTAAAGACGGTAAAGACAATGAACGGCGATATCAGAATTCCTCTGCAGCCGCAGCGGATCGTCGCCGAGGAATATCTCGGGAGCCTGATTCCGCTAGGTGTTATCCCGGTTGGTGCTCCAAGCTTGATTCTGAAAAATATTTATTTCAAAGAAGCACTCCAAAAAGTGGCGGATACGGGAGACTACGGGAAAATGAATCTTGAAAAAATCGCTCAGCTTAACCCGGACCTCATTTTGTCCTCCAATAGCGACAACTACGTGCAACTGAGCAAGATTGCTCCAACCGTTATTGTGCCTTACGGAGAACTGAAAAATGCCCATGAGGAGTTGACCTACTTCGGGCAGCTGCTTGGCAAGCAAAAAGAAGCAGCTGCTTGGCTAATCGATTATGACAGGCGTATAGCTTTAGCCAAAGCCCGCGTGGACAAAGCTGTGCCGCCGGAGGCAACTTTCTCGATCCTGGAGGTAACCGAAAAGACGATATATACTTACGGAAATAACTTCGGACGAGGTGGCCAACCAGTGTATCAATCGCTTGGACGCAAGCCTCCTGCGAAGGTCGCCAGCACGATTATGGAAAAGCAATGGGCGGAGCTCAGCCCGGAGATGATGGTGGAATATGCCGGGGATTATCTGGTCATAACCTCCAACAGCAAAACACTTGAAGACTTTCAAAAGGATCCGCTGTGGAATTCACTGCCGGCTTTCAAGAACAACCATGTCTATGTCTGGAAAGAAGAGCACTCTTGGTATTACGATCCCATCGCCGTACTGTCTCAAACGGAAGAATTGGCGAATTGGCTGGTGGAAGGAACTACAAGACGCTATTTGGGCAAATAG
- a CDS encoding FAD-dependent oxidoreductase encodes MTTDFKDTRTAGDHAARKNRQKKEKYDVVVCGGGLAGFCAAVASARQGAKTCLVQDRPVFGGNSSSEVRVTPHGAAAFHVYAKETGIISELLIEERARNHETVFENGWTNSVWDMTLYDLAQRTENLTFYLNTSILDVRMSNERKIASVVGYVANAETELELEADVFVDCTGDAIVADRAGCEWRMGSEGREEFGEPHAPLEASGDVMGSSIHFKTKDLGYPVPFTAPDWAAKLDNPDFFYKQGRNPNDLRGGYWWIEIGVPWHTIYESEDIRHELTRYVLGIWEWIKNKDPLTKELAVNHAIDWIGQVPGKRESRRIMGQYLMTEHDPLNNTVFEDEIAYGGWFLDLHTPGGLLAPTSEHASSEGYDETSAYMVKSYCGPYGIPLRSTIAKDVDNLMMAGRNISVTHAALGTVRVMATTALVGQAVGTAAAIALRKGLVLADVPSQAIQEVKQTLLRDGCFLLNTTNEDELDLARSAQVTASSQAACHGAEVRADLQESGERGPQDDFLRQRKGQWMAISEGVLNQVSVCLSNWSDTPQIVEARIIPVDHIWDYRSEANPAIAAAELRIMPGKYQWIDWNVHLDETTGLKSGSYVRLDLLANPHIVWHCSDGIVPGQTCAYEMGEGKMRRDWNGPTRSFRVEPPQNAYRPEHVINGVTRPYRFTNLWRSDPRESLPQWLELRWEELQSIQQIEITFPGSLLWEYRGYAPLYRDPQCPKDYRIEAFVGGDWQQFLEVKENYQRHCRYTLEQPVQTAKLRVVIEATNGDPSAAIYEIRCYS; translated from the coding sequence ATGACGACTGATTTCAAAGATACTCGTACAGCAGGGGATCATGCAGCAAGAAAAAATCGGCAGAAGAAGGAGAAGTACGACGTTGTCGTTTGTGGAGGCGGGCTGGCAGGTTTCTGTGCGGCTGTTGCTTCAGCTAGACAAGGGGCGAAAACATGTCTGGTCCAGGATCGCCCCGTCTTCGGAGGGAATAGCTCGTCCGAGGTCAGAGTGACACCGCATGGTGCCGCAGCGTTTCACGTATATGCCAAGGAAACCGGCATCATATCGGAGTTGTTGATTGAGGAACGCGCACGCAATCACGAGACGGTATTCGAGAACGGCTGGACGAACAGCGTTTGGGATATGACGCTTTATGATCTGGCGCAGCGAACAGAGAATTTGACCTTCTATTTGAATACGTCCATTCTGGATGTCCGGATGAGCAATGAGCGAAAGATCGCGTCGGTCGTGGGATACGTGGCAAATGCTGAAACTGAACTTGAGTTGGAAGCGGACGTATTCGTCGATTGCACGGGGGACGCTATCGTTGCCGACCGGGCCGGCTGTGAATGGCGGATGGGTTCCGAAGGACGCGAGGAGTTTGGCGAACCGCATGCGCCACTTGAGGCCAGTGGAGATGTTATGGGAAGTTCGATTCATTTTAAAACGAAGGATCTTGGTTACCCGGTTCCGTTTACCGCTCCTGATTGGGCGGCGAAGCTTGATAATCCGGACTTTTTCTATAAACAGGGACGTAACCCGAATGATCTGCGTGGGGGTTACTGGTGGATCGAGATTGGTGTGCCTTGGCATACGATTTATGAAAGTGAAGATATTCGCCATGAGCTGACGCGCTATGTCTTAGGCATCTGGGAGTGGATCAAGAACAAAGATCCGCTTACCAAAGAACTGGCTGTCAATCATGCGATAGATTGGATCGGTCAGGTGCCGGGCAAACGAGAAAGCCGCAGAATTATGGGGCAGTATTTAATGACTGAGCATGATCCATTAAACAACACTGTCTTTGAAGACGAAATTGCTTATGGAGGCTGGTTCCTTGATTTGCACACGCCGGGTGGATTACTTGCGCCAACGAGCGAGCATGCCAGTTCAGAAGGATATGATGAGACGTCTGCCTATATGGTCAAAAGCTACTGTGGCCCTTATGGCATACCACTCAGGTCAACGATTGCCAAGGATGTGGATAACTTGATGATGGCCGGCAGGAACATTTCTGTGACACATGCAGCATTAGGAACGGTGCGTGTTATGGCGACGACCGCGCTTGTTGGGCAAGCGGTTGGAACAGCCGCAGCGATTGCTTTGCGGAAAGGATTGGTACTTGCCGATGTACCAAGTCAGGCGATTCAGGAAGTGAAGCAAACGCTTCTTCGTGATGGCTGCTTCCTGCTGAATACAACGAACGAAGATGAGTTGGATCTTGCGCGCAGCGCGCAGGTGACGGCAAGCAGCCAAGCGGCGTGCCATGGCGCTGAAGTGAGGGCAGACCTGCAAGAGTCAGGTGAACGGGGGCCCCAGGATGATTTTCTTCGCCAACGGAAAGGGCAATGGATGGCGATTTCGGAAGGAGTTCTGAACCAAGTTTCGGTTTGTTTGAGCAATTGGAGCGACACCCCGCAAATTGTGGAAGCCAGAATCATTCCTGTCGATCATATCTGGGATTACCGCTCGGAAGCGAATCCTGCAATTGCTGCAGCGGAGCTGCGCATCATGCCTGGCAAGTATCAATGGATCGATTGGAATGTCCATCTGGACGAGACCACTGGCTTGAAGTCCGGCAGCTACGTTCGCTTGGATTTGCTTGCGAATCCCCACATCGTTTGGCATTGTTCGGATGGCATCGTGCCAGGGCAAACGTGTGCGTATGAAATGGGTGAGGGGAAGATGCGCCGGGATTGGAATGGGCCGACCCGCAGCTTCCGTGTGGAGCCTCCGCAGAATGCCTACCGTCCAGAGCATGTCATTAATGGTGTCACCAGACCCTATCGATTTACGAACCTGTGGCGCTCAGATCCGCGCGAGTCGCTCCCGCAATGGCTTGAGCTGCGTTGGGAAGAGCTTCAATCCATTCAACAAATTGAGATTACGTTCCCTGGCAGCCTGCTATGGGAATACCGAGGGTATGCACCGTTATATCGTGACCCGCAATGTCCGAAGGATTATCGGATCGAAGCCTTCGTTGGAGGTGACTGGCAGCAGTTCCTTGAGGTGAAGGAGAATTACCAGCGTCACTGCCGATATACACTTGAGCAGCCAGTTCAAACTGCTAAGCTGCGCGTTGTCATCGAGGCAACCAACGGTGACCCATCGGCTGCGATCTATGAAATTCGTTGTTATTCCTAG
- a CDS encoding M14 family zinc carboxypeptidase: protein MIHIRSDYAGGNIKVVSLDEIVRLEQDIRDSSYWWFYWNFCIRCEEEREIVFEFMNGEVIGPWGPAYSLDGMNWTWLGEQSLINSKSFVYRFVSEHPEVYFAFSLPYQLLHLERFYDKFKDYSIVRRDTLCLSEQKREVPLLRIGNADAPQHMFFSSRHHACESTVNYVLEGLLELFIEEHSVSGFLDQFCIHFVPFVDIDGVENGNQGKGRAPHDHNRDYIDQPIYAATPAIMRYVSALQPEVGIDFHCPHKWGERNDHVFFVKTGTEADRRIERLGQLLHDLTQGLDSNREIPYDPSYDIEMGDDWNQLSPTCSSFMIQENVPMAVSMEIPYFGLVYMQYTADSLRRLGRRLAQALKIYMRES from the coding sequence GTGATTCACATTCGTTCGGACTATGCAGGCGGCAATATAAAGGTAGTCTCGTTGGATGAAATTGTGAGGTTGGAGCAGGATATCCGGGATTCCTCCTATTGGTGGTTTTATTGGAACTTCTGTATTCGCTGTGAAGAAGAACGGGAAATCGTCTTCGAATTCATGAATGGCGAAGTGATTGGACCATGGGGACCGGCTTATAGCTTAGATGGCATGAACTGGACATGGCTTGGAGAACAAAGTTTAATTAACTCCAAATCATTTGTATACCGATTCGTTTCAGAACACCCCGAAGTTTATTTCGCATTTTCGCTGCCCTATCAATTGCTGCATTTGGAAAGATTTTATGATAAATTCAAGGATTATTCGATTGTGCGTCGTGATACCCTTTGCCTATCTGAACAAAAGAGAGAAGTGCCTCTCTTACGAATCGGCAATGCGGATGCGCCGCAACATATGTTCTTCTCCAGTCGTCACCATGCCTGCGAATCTACGGTGAACTACGTATTGGAGGGTTTGTTGGAGTTATTCATAGAGGAGCATTCCGTATCTGGGTTTCTCGATCAATTTTGCATACACTTCGTACCTTTCGTTGACATAGACGGGGTCGAAAATGGTAATCAAGGTAAAGGAAGGGCGCCACACGACCATAATCGGGATTACATCGATCAACCAATTTATGCAGCTACACCAGCGATTATGCGATATGTGAGTGCCTTGCAGCCCGAAGTCGGCATTGATTTCCATTGCCCGCACAAATGGGGCGAACGCAATGATCACGTCTTTTTCGTTAAGACAGGTACCGAGGCAGACCGCCGGATCGAGCGACTCGGGCAACTGCTGCATGATCTGACGCAGGGATTAGACAGCAATCGGGAGATTCCGTACGATCCTTCCTATGATATCGAGATGGGCGATGATTGGAACCAGCTGTCTCCCACTTGCTCATCATTTATGATTCAGGAAAACGTACCTATGGCTGTTTCGATGGAAATCCCCTATTTCGGTCTCGTTTATATGCAGTATACGGCGGATTCACTTCGGCGGTTAGGCAGGCGTTTGGCTCAGGCATTGAAGATTTATATGCGTGAATCATAA
- a CDS encoding helix-turn-helix transcriptional regulator, with amino-acid sequence MIHQEVANRVSMNYSYFSKLFKERMGLTFTAYLTKIRIEEAQKLLKDPALRIHEISEKVGYSNAYHFSRAFKNHCGISPKEFRNTMQ; translated from the coding sequence ATGATCCACCAAGAGGTGGCAAATCGGGTATCCATGAACTACTCTTATTTCAGCAAGCTGTTTAAAGAACGGATGGGGTTGACCTTTACCGCTTATTTGACCAAGATACGCATAGAGGAAGCACAAAAACTCTTGAAGGACCCCGCTTTGCGCATCCATGAAATTTCGGAAAAGGTCGGTTACAGCAACGCTTATCATTTCTCGCGGGCTTTTAAAAACCACTGCGGCATTTCTCCCAAGGAGTTTCGCAATACAATGCAATGA
- a CDS encoding helix-turn-helix domain-containing protein, translated as MDHWLSSQTLPDVVPIEVNEELLSLWRRLIYEKRNLHENNAEIIICCAKLLCLTLERSIAKTLSADGRKEHFIAYKLKQYIEKHATEPLTLDKLAARNGVSSSTASHLFKLAFGLPPIRYAVEVRLAIACDRILYSDMRLEDAAEASGFRSYPYFCRAFRSKYGHSPSEYRSQYRNV; from the coding sequence GTGGATCATTGGCTCTCCAGTCAGACATTACCCGATGTCGTTCCCATTGAGGTCAATGAGGAGTTGCTTAGCCTGTGGCGAAGGCTCATCTATGAAAAGCGGAATTTGCATGAGAATAACGCAGAAATCATTATTTGCTGCGCCAAGCTGCTATGCTTGACGCTTGAACGGTCCATTGCCAAAACATTGTCCGCCGACGGCCGCAAGGAGCATTTCATTGCCTATAAGCTCAAGCAATATATTGAAAAGCATGCGACGGAACCGCTCACGCTGGATAAGCTGGCAGCTCGCAATGGCGTCAGTTCGTCAACTGCCTCCCATTTGTTCAAGCTGGCCTTTGGCTTGCCGCCTATCCGTTATGCCGTTGAGGTTCGTTTGGCCATTGCCTGTGACCGCATCCTGTACAGTGATATGCGACTTGAGGACGCTGCCGAAGCTTCCGGTTTCCGCAGCTACCCTTACTTCTGCCGTGCCTTTCGCTCAAAATATGGCCATAGCCCCAGTGAATATCGGTCGCAATACCGGAACGTATAA
- a CDS encoding GNAT family N-acetyltransferase, with protein sequence MNIKLLHVNTEEDITEVARLAAEIWREYYVTLITIEQIDYMIGKFQAVPAITDQIYHQGYEYYLIQHDGSAIGYMSARQDEGKLFLSKFYIGKEHRGRSYASQAMAFLEQLCKDRNLSHIWLTVNRDNESSIAIYEKKGFRTVREQIADIGNGFVMDDFIMEKEME encoded by the coding sequence TTGAATATTAAGTTACTACACGTGAATACAGAGGAAGACATCACAGAAGTTGCTCGATTGGCGGCTGAAATATGGCGTGAATATTATGTAACCCTCATTACAATCGAGCAGATCGATTACATGATTGGTAAATTCCAAGCGGTTCCAGCCATTACGGATCAAATCTACCATCAGGGCTACGAATATTACTTGATCCAACACGATGGCTCCGCAATCGGATATATGTCGGCCAGACAAGATGAGGGGAAGCTCTTTCTGAGCAAGTTTTATATCGGGAAGGAGCACCGGGGGCGCAGCTATGCCAGCCAAGCGATGGCATTCCTGGAGCAGCTGTGTAAAGACCGCAACCTAAGCCATATATGGCTGACGGTCAATCGTGATAATGAATCGAGTATTGCGATTTATGAGAAAAAAGGTTTCCGGACAGTAAGGGAACAAATTGCAGATATCGGGAATGGGTTTGTGATGGATGATTTTATTATGGAAAAAGAAATGGAATGA
- a CDS encoding DUF1003 domain-containing protein, with protein MNNKNIKSTNNFDEASIIQGFDIELSEKNAQRIDRLVDDFEKSILNRVDEEYSVNTTFSERLADRIAKFGGSWTFIGYFGAVLLAWTVWNMLPFNKPYHFDEPPFILLNLCLSFLAAFQAPIIMMSQNRQNARDKHESVIDFAINYKAEQEIDDIQKHLHRIEDNSLHTQEQFSNELMQIKQLLASIESKLDVKKLDE; from the coding sequence ATGAACAATAAGAATATAAAAAGCACTAACAATTTTGATGAGGCCTCTATCATTCAGGGGTTTGACATTGAGCTTAGTGAAAAAAATGCGCAACGCATAGACAGATTAGTTGATGATTTCGAAAAAAGTATTTTAAATCGAGTTGATGAAGAGTATTCAGTAAATACAACGTTTTCTGAACGTCTTGCAGATCGAATTGCCAAGTTCGGTGGAAGCTGGACTTTCATCGGATACTTTGGCGCAGTTCTTCTGGCTTGGACGGTATGGAATATGCTTCCTTTTAATAAGCCTTATCACTTTGACGAACCTCCATTTATTCTTCTGAACTTGTGCTTATCTTTTCTCGCAGCCTTCCAAGCACCAATCATTATGATGAGCCAAAATCGGCAAAATGCCAGAGATAAACATGAGTCGGTTATCGATTTTGCCATTAATTATAAAGCAGAACAAGAAATTGATGATATTCAAAAGCACTTACATCGTATAGAAGATAATAGTTTGCATACTCAAGAACAGTTTAGCAACGAGTTGATGCAGATTAAACAGCTTCTTGCTTCCATTGAATCTAAACTAGATGTTAAGAAGTTGGATGAATGA